One genomic window of Meiothermus cerbereus DSM 11376 includes the following:
- the relB gene encoding type II toxin-antitoxin system RelB family antitoxin: MLAIRLPREIEERLEKLAQKTGRSKSYYVRQAILEHLDDLEDYYLAVKRLEAHLPAIPLDEVERRLGLQD, encoded by the coding sequence ATGCTTGCCATCCGCTTGCCCAGGGAAATCGAGGAGCGCCTCGAAAAGCTCGCCCAGAAGACCGGGCGCAGCAAGAGCTACTACGTGCGCCAGGCCATCCTGGAGCACCTGGACGATCTCGAGGACTATTACCTTGCGGTAAAACGGCTCGAGGCTCACCTCCCCGCCATCCCCTTAGACGAAGTGGAGCGCCGCCTTGGGCTACAGGATTGA
- a CDS encoding type II toxin-antitoxin system RelE family toxin translates to MGYRIEFDPRAEKELGKLDPEAARRILRFLRERVAVLDDPRSIGEALHGPELGKFWKYRVGDYRLVCHIRDQSISILVLRVGHRRDIYR, encoded by the coding sequence TTGGGCTACAGGATTGAGTTCGACCCGCGAGCCGAGAAAGAGCTTGGAAAGCTAGACCCCGAGGCAGCCCGCCGCATCCTGCGCTTCTTGCGCGAGCGGGTGGCGGTTCTGGATGACCCGCGCAGCATTGGAGAAGCCTTGCACGGGCCGGAGCTGGGCAAATTCTGGAAGTACCGCGTGGGCGATTACCGGCTGGTCTGCCACATCCGCGACCAAAGCATCAGCATTCTGGTCTTGCGGGTGGGCCACCGGCGGGACATCTACCGCTGA
- a CDS encoding C45 family autoproteolytic acyltransferase/hydolase, protein MLPYLRLSGPPYDQGHQQGAAWAERIAHNLELYFRRFEVECKLSPTEARERGARYLQAIRQQNPGYARGLEGIAAGSGQPLVDIATLNVRYEIIYYQFAQDTPPVYLPHEAPNGCTAFALMPAHSADGHLWLGQNWDWMEGVQGALQHITEPDGTRILAFTEAGIFGGKIGLNSHGLGLCINGLVSLGDNWAGLGKPFHLRTYEVLRQKTLRAAQAVVLEEPRTASGNFLLGQGTQALDLEVSPSGVAQWEDPRQLVHANHYLAPERFGIEVPPIEWLDRSHHRAERLALRLAQVEKPGLEDLQAALRDREGAPYAVCRTASQEEYALGEPYRTLASVIMNLGTLELWISDGPPHENPYTRYQV, encoded by the coding sequence ATGCTGCCCTATTTGCGACTCTCCGGCCCCCCTTACGACCAGGGCCACCAGCAGGGTGCGGCCTGGGCCGAGCGGATTGCCCACAACCTCGAGCTCTACTTCCGCCGCTTCGAGGTCGAGTGCAAGCTCTCCCCCACCGAGGCCCGCGAGCGGGGGGCGCGCTACCTCCAGGCCATCCGGCAACAAAACCCAGGTTATGCCAGGGGCCTCGAGGGCATCGCAGCAGGGTCGGGCCAGCCGCTGGTGGACATCGCCACCCTCAACGTGCGCTACGAGATCATCTATTACCAGTTTGCCCAGGACACCCCCCCGGTCTACCTACCCCACGAGGCCCCCAACGGCTGCACCGCTTTTGCCCTGATGCCCGCCCACAGCGCCGACGGCCACCTGTGGCTGGGCCAGAACTGGGACTGGATGGAAGGGGTGCAGGGGGCCCTGCAGCACATCACCGAGCCCGACGGAACCCGGATACTGGCCTTTACCGAGGCGGGCATCTTTGGCGGCAAGATCGGGCTCAACTCCCACGGCCTGGGCCTGTGCATCAACGGGCTGGTCTCGCTGGGCGACAACTGGGCCGGGCTGGGCAAGCCCTTCCACCTGCGCACCTACGAGGTGCTGCGGCAGAAAACCTTACGGGCCGCTCAAGCCGTGGTGCTGGAAGAACCCCGTACCGCTTCAGGCAATTTCCTGCTGGGGCAGGGCACCCAAGCCCTCGACCTCGAGGTCTCGCCCAGCGGGGTGGCTCAGTGGGAAGACCCACGCCAGCTGGTGCACGCCAACCACTACCTGGCCCCCGAGCGCTTCGGCATCGAGGTGCCGCCCATCGAGTGGCTCGACCGCTCACACCACCGGGCCGAACGGCTGGCCCTGCGGCTTGCTCAGGTGGAAAAACCCGGCCTGGAAGACCTGCAAGCTGCACTGCGTGATCGGGAGGGGGCACCCTACGCGGTCTGCCGCACCGCCAGTCAGGAGGAATACGCGCTAGGCGAACCCTACCGCACCCTGGCTTCGGTGATTATGAACCTGGGCACTCTGGAGCTGTGGATTTCCGACGGGCCACCGCACGAAAACCCCTACACCCGCTACCAGGTTTGA
- a CDS encoding TCR/Tet family MFS transporter gives MSKNASIPFILISVLINVMGLGLVIPVLPKLIETLAGGVELGARLNGLFFAVYAVMQFAFGPILGMLSDRYGRRPVLLASLVGTGVDYLIAALTQSIWVLFAARVIAGALGASLSTANAYIADISKPEERARNFGLIGATFGMGFVLGPVLGGFLGNIDLRLPFYFAAGLAFLNFLYGYFVLPESLKPENRSTQTRSLNPFVALLVLRKTPILRGLSLSLSLIFLAFGILQSVWVLYTAYKFGWRPLEVGLSLFLVGLGGVIVQAGLVRPVVARLGERRALTLAQSVGFFSFTLYGLATQGWMMYATIALAALSNLGQPLIQSFLTREVSPQEQGTLQGALAGLQSLTVAVGGLLGGVLFSLVAKPDLAYGLLGLPFFAGAMLYAVAAANTARLFRSLRQG, from the coding sequence ATGTCGAAGAACGCCTCTATTCCCTTCATCCTGATTTCGGTACTTATCAACGTGATGGGCCTGGGTTTGGTCATTCCAGTCTTGCCCAAGCTCATCGAGACCCTGGCGGGGGGCGTGGAGCTGGGGGCCCGGCTCAACGGCCTGTTTTTTGCGGTATATGCAGTGATGCAGTTTGCCTTTGGCCCCATTCTGGGCATGCTTTCCGACCGCTACGGGCGCCGCCCGGTGCTGCTGGCCTCGCTGGTGGGGACTGGCGTGGATTATTTGATTGCCGCCCTCACCCAGTCCATCTGGGTGCTGTTTGCGGCTCGAGTGATTGCCGGAGCCCTGGGGGCCAGCCTCTCCACTGCCAACGCCTACATTGCCGATATCTCCAAGCCCGAAGAGCGCGCCCGCAACTTTGGCCTGATTGGGGCCACCTTCGGGATGGGTTTCGTGTTGGGCCCGGTGCTGGGGGGATTTTTGGGCAATATCGACCTGCGCCTGCCCTTCTACTTTGCTGCAGGGCTGGCTTTTCTGAACTTCCTGTATGGCTACTTCGTGCTGCCCGAGTCGTTGAAGCCCGAAAACCGCAGTACCCAGACCCGCTCGCTCAACCCGTTTGTGGCCCTCCTGGTCTTGCGGAAAACCCCTATCCTGCGGGGCTTATCCCTAAGCCTCTCGCTTATCTTTCTGGCTTTTGGGATTCTGCAGAGCGTGTGGGTGCTGTACACCGCCTACAAGTTCGGCTGGAGGCCGCTCGAGGTGGGCTTATCGCTGTTTCTGGTGGGGTTGGGCGGGGTGATTGTACAGGCCGGGTTGGTCAGGCCGGTGGTGGCCCGCCTGGGCGAGCGCCGGGCGCTGACCCTGGCCCAGAGCGTGGGGTTTTTCTCCTTTACCCTGTATGGCCTGGCCACCCAGGGCTGGATGATGTACGCCACCATCGCCCTGGCCGCTTTGAGCAACCTGGGCCAGCCCCTCATCCAGTCCTTTCTAACCCGCGAGGTCTCGCCGCAGGAGCAAGGAACCCTGCAAGGGGCCCTGGCCGGGCTGCAAAGCCTGACGGTGGCGGTGGGGGGGTTGCTGGGCGGGGTGCTGTTTTCCCTGGTGGCCAAGCCCGACCTGGCCTACGGGCTGCTGGGGCTGCCCTTTTTTGCTGGGGCCATGCTCTATGCGGTGGCGGCGGCCAATACGGCCCGCCTGTTTCGCTCGCTTCGGCAAGGCTAG
- a CDS encoding extracellular solute-binding protein, translating to MRRALFILVALLGAALAQGSVTITYWQYDFRSKVEAIDELIKRFEAANPGIKVQHQTFPFDAYQQKVASSIPAGQGPDVVNLFYGWLPTWVKAGYLQPMPNEYIKVLDSEFSSLAQAAKVGGKLYGMPTAVRSLALFYNRDLLNAAGFKNPPKTWDEFLNIAAKLTIKDGNKFTQLGYAMAPDGQDHHLVREVLIRQFGGRPYSDDGRKVLYGDAAGLKAFTFYTDWLKKYNVGTLGNQLFPGNNAYRDAFIAGKVGMIIDGSFAIGTIRNGAKFNWGVAELPLQKAGARKVNYGSFWMHGLTPLATGPKQAASLKFLEFLVSEDTQRYWLEKVGELPARKSLIKDPKLTLDKVFGPFVLSLAYAKATPFVDEIGQRKVMTDAINRVLLENKDPAESWRMAVAEEQKLLDNFWK from the coding sequence ATGCGCAGAGCTTTGTTCATCTTGGTCGCCCTGTTGGGAGCGGCGCTGGCCCAGGGTTCGGTCACCATCACCTACTGGCAATACGACTTCAGGAGCAAAGTGGAGGCCATAGACGAGCTCATCAAGCGGTTCGAGGCGGCCAACCCTGGCATCAAGGTACAGCACCAGACCTTCCCCTTCGACGCCTATCAGCAAAAGGTGGCCTCTTCGATTCCTGCCGGCCAGGGGCCCGATGTGGTCAACCTGTTCTATGGCTGGCTGCCCACCTGGGTCAAGGCCGGCTATCTGCAACCCATGCCCAATGAGTACATCAAGGTGCTGGACAGCGAGTTCTCCAGCCTGGCCCAGGCTGCCAAAGTGGGCGGCAAACTGTATGGTATGCCCACGGCGGTGCGTTCGCTGGCGCTCTTCTACAACCGTGACCTGCTCAACGCCGCCGGTTTCAAAAACCCGCCCAAAACCTGGGATGAGTTCCTCAACATCGCAGCTAAGCTCACCATCAAGGACGGCAACAAGTTCACCCAACTGGGCTACGCCATGGCCCCCGATGGGCAAGACCACCACCTGGTGCGCGAGGTACTGATCCGGCAGTTTGGCGGGCGGCCCTACTCCGACGATGGGCGCAAGGTGCTCTATGGCGATGCCGCTGGCCTCAAAGCCTTCACCTTCTATACCGACTGGCTCAAGAAATACAACGTGGGCACCCTGGGCAACCAGTTATTCCCTGGCAACAACGCCTACCGCGACGCCTTTATCGCTGGCAAAGTGGGCATGATTATTGACGGTTCTTTTGCCATCGGCACCATCCGCAACGGGGCCAAGTTCAACTGGGGCGTCGCCGAGCTACCCCTGCAAAAAGCCGGTGCGCGCAAGGTGAACTATGGCTCCTTCTGGATGCACGGCCTGACCCCCCTGGCCACCGGGCCCAAGCAAGCCGCCTCGCTTAAGTTTTTGGAGTTTTTGGTCTCGGAAGATACACAGCGCTACTGGCTCGAGAAGGTAGGCGAGCTGCCCGCCCGCAAAAGCCTGATCAAAGACCCTAAGCTCACCTTGGACAAGGTCTTTGGCCCCTTCGTGCTCTCGCTGGCCTATGCCAAAGCCACGCCTTTTGTAGATGAAATTGGGCAACGCAAAGTCATGACCGATGCCATCAACCGGGTGCTGTTGGAAAACAAAGACCCGGCGGAGTCCTGGCGAATGGCCGTGGCCGAGGAGCAAAAGCTGCTGGACAACTTCTGGAAGTAA
- a CDS encoding type II toxin-antitoxin system Phd/YefM family antitoxin, which produces MAVVTNISEAKARLSQLVERAERGETIIIGRNDRPVAMLVPYQETREPRPLGGLKGQIWIAPDFDACDQEIQRIFEGGEVEPAS; this is translated from the coding sequence ATGGCTGTGGTAACCAACATCTCCGAGGCCAAGGCCCGGCTCTCCCAGCTGGTGGAACGGGCCGAGCGCGGCGAGACCATCATCATCGGGCGCAACGACCGCCCGGTAGCCATGCTGGTGCCCTACCAGGAGACCAGGGAGCCGCGTCCTTTGGGGGGACTCAAGGGGCAGATCTGGATTGCGCCGGACTTCGACGCGTGCGATCAGGAGATCCAGCGCATCTTCGAGGGGGGCGAGGTTGAACCTGCTTCTTGA
- the tsaE gene encoding tRNA (adenosine(37)-N6)-threonylcarbamoyltransferase complex ATPase subunit type 1 TsaE, with protein MLLKHLEDTRSFAQQLVQRLPKGALVLLTGPMGAGKTTLVKFIAEALGFKGEVTSPTYTLIHEYPTAEGLLVHIDAYRMADQEELYHLGLEDYLPEARLILIEWGKPEVFPDSLEIRLTPTPQGRQLELIPHGNTAAPPLSE; from the coding sequence GTGCTTCTGAAGCATCTGGAAGATACCCGTTCCTTTGCCCAACAGCTCGTACAGCGCCTGCCCAAAGGGGCGCTGGTGCTGCTTACGGGGCCCATGGGGGCAGGCAAGACCACCCTGGTGAAGTTCATCGCCGAGGCCCTGGGGTTCAAAGGTGAGGTTACCAGTCCCACCTACACCCTGATCCACGAATACCCCACCGCAGAGGGCCTGCTTGTTCACATTGACGCCTACCGCATGGCCGACCAGGAGGAGCTTTATCACTTGGGCCTCGAGGACTACCTGCCCGAGGCTCGCCTGATCCTCATCGAATGGGGGAAGCCCGAGGTGTTTCCCGATAGCCTGGAAATTCGCCTGACCCCCACCCCGCAGGGGCGACAGCTCGAGCTCATCCCCCACGGAAACACAGCAGCCCCTCCGTTAAGCGAATAA